One part of the Kryptolebias marmoratus isolate JLee-2015 linkage group LG2, ASM164957v2, whole genome shotgun sequence genome encodes these proteins:
- the clip3 gene encoding CAP-Gly domain-containing linker protein 3, translated as MTKEENLQEKERHDREEQEEGRVQRDEEEEEEEVEDEEEEEREEEREEEEDPPAEPVPEPTSVSKYQSPVHEPPRRAMVHPSAQAPLPKDYAFTFFDPNDPACQEILMDPRTTIPELFAIVRQWVPQVQHKIDVIGNEILKRGCHVNDRDGLTDMTLLHYSCKAGAHGVGDPAAALRLTSQLISLGADVSLRSRWTNMNALHYAAYFDVPELIRVLLKAAKPRVLNSTCSDFHYGTALHIAASNLCLNAVKCLLEHGANPSVRNDKGQVPAEVVPDPMDMSLDKAEAAMVAKDLKQLLLDAVPLSCNLPKATLPNYDNIPGNLMLSSLGLKLGERVVLDDMKTGTLRFCGTTEFASGQWVGVELDEPEGKNDGSVGGVRYFICPPKLGIFAPVSKISKVVDQTPSSVTSTPRTPRMDLASRLAGKTKKEKEKKEKEREKAQRKKSSVNLDPDGTNVEVGDQVLVAGQKHGIVRFFGKTDFAPGYWFGIELDQPTGKHDGSVFGVRYFSCLPKYGVFAPPSRVQRTGGPKDGSQNDSCLVKKVHQVSMSQPKRNFNTMRSPKDLTSENSISRLLFCCWFPWMLRAEMQT; from the exons ATGACTAaagaggagaacctgcaggagaAGGAGAGACACGACCGTGAGGAGCAAGAGGAGGGCCGGGTCCAgagagacgaggaggaggaggaggaggaggtggaggatgaggaggaggaagagcggGAGGAagagcgggaggaggaggaggatcccCCGGCTGAACCGGTGCCGGAGCCGACCTCCGTGTCCAAGTACCAGAGCCCAGTTCATGAGCCGCCTCGCCGGGCCATGGTGCACCCCTCGGCCCAGGCGCCGCTGCCCAAAGACTACG CGTTCACCTTCTTCGACCCAAATGACCCGGCCTGTCAGGAGATCCTCATGGATCCTCGGACCACCATCCCTGAGCTGTTTGCCATCGTCCGACAGTGGGTTCCCCAGGTGCAGCACAAGATCGACGTCATCGGAAACGAG ATCCTGAAGCGTGGTTGCCATGTGAACGACCGTGACGGTTTGACTGACATGACGCTGCTTCACTACAGCTGCAAGGCCGGAGCTCACGGAGTCG GCGACCCGGCGGCGGCACTGCGACTCACCAGTCAGCTGATCTCTCTGGGCGCCGACGTGAGCCTGAGGAGCCGATGGACCAACATGAATGCTCTCCACTACGCTGCCTACTTCGACGTCCCAGAACTGATCCGAGTCCTGCTGAAAGCTGCTAAACCCAGAG TGTTGAACTCCACGTGCAGCGACTTCCACTACGGAACAGCTCTGCACATCGCTGCGTCCAACCTGTGTCTGAACGCCGTCAAGTGTCTGCTGGAGCACGGCGCCAACCCGAGCGTCCGG AACGATAAAGGCCAGGTTCCAGCAGAGGTGGTCCCCGACCCGATGGACATGAGTCTGGACAAAGCAGAGGCGGCCATGGTGGCCAAAGacctgaagcagctgctgctggacgcCGTCCCCCTCAGCTGCAACCTTCCGAAGGCCACGCTGCCCAACTACGACAACATCCCAGGAAACCTGATGCTGTCGTCTCTGGGCCTGAAGCTGGGAGAGCGCGTGGTTCTGGACGACATGaag actGGAActctgaggttctgtggaaCCACAGAGTTTGCGAGCGGTCAGTGGGTCGGGGTGGAGCTGGACGAGCCGGAGGGAAAGAACGACGGCAGCGTGGGCGGAGTCCGGTACTTCATCTGCCCCCCTAAACTCG GGATCTTTGCTCCTGTTTCAAAGATTTCCAAAGTTGTGGATCAGACTCCTTCATCCGTCACCTCCACCCCCCGAACCCCCCGCATGGATCTGGCCTCCCGCCTGGCTGGAAAAACcaagaaggagaaagagaaaaaggagaaggagcGGGAGAAAG CCCAGAGGAAGAAGTCCTCCGTGAATCTGGATCCTGACGGAACAAACGTGGAGGTTGGAGACCAGGTTCTGGTGGCCGGTCAGAAACACGGAATCGTTCGCTTCTTCGGCAAAACGGACTTTGCTCCAG GGTACTGGTTCGGGATCGAGCTGGACCAGCCCACTGGGAAACACGACGGCTCGGTGTTCGGGGTCCGATACTTCAGCTGCCTGCCCAAATATGGAGTGTTTGCTCCGCCCTCCCGCGTCCAGAG gacCGGAGGACCTAAAGACGGGTCACAGAACGACAGCTGTTTGGTGAAGAAGGTTCACCAGGTCTCCA tgtcACAGCCCAAGAGGAACTTCAACACGATGCGATCTCCTAAAGACCTGACCTCTGAGAACTCCATCTCCAG gctcctgttctgctgctggtttCCGTGGATGCTCCGTGCGGAGATGCAGACCTAA